One genomic window of Rubrobacter aplysinae includes the following:
- a CDS encoding YebC/PmpR family DNA-binding transcriptional regulator, which produces MSGHSKWSTIKRKKGAQDAKRGALFGKLSKVITVAAREGGGDQEMNPQLAMAVQKAKDNNMPNDNIQRAIDKGTGAGSEGADYERITYEGYAPGGVAVLVDVLTDNKNRAASDVRYIFSKNNGKLGTNGSVSYLFDRKGVILVPAEAADEDELMELALEAGAEDVEPQEEAFRVLTDPNDFTDVRAKLDEAEISYDSADVTMLPQNTVELDQSSARQTLKLIDALEENDDVQEVYSNFDISEEVMAEVAG; this is translated from the coding sequence ATGAGCGGACATTCCAAGTGGTCCACCATAAAGCGGAAGAAGGGCGCGCAGGACGCCAAGCGCGGGGCGCTCTTCGGAAAGCTTTCGAAGGTCATTACGGTCGCCGCGCGCGAGGGAGGCGGGGACCAGGAGATGAACCCCCAGCTTGCGATGGCCGTGCAGAAGGCCAAAGACAACAACATGCCCAACGACAATATCCAGCGCGCCATAGACAAGGGCACCGGCGCCGGCTCCGAGGGCGCGGACTACGAGCGCATCACCTACGAGGGCTACGCGCCCGGCGGCGTGGCGGTGCTCGTGGACGTGCTGACCGACAACAAGAACCGGGCCGCCTCCGACGTGCGCTACATCTTCTCTAAGAACAACGGCAAGCTCGGCACCAACGGCAGCGTATCGTACCTCTTCGACCGCAAGGGTGTGATCCTGGTCCCCGCCGAAGCTGCCGACGAGGACGAGCTGATGGAGCTGGCGCTGGAAGCCGGAGCCGAGGACGTGGAGCCCCAGGAAGAGGCCTTCCGCGTCCTGACCGACCCCAACGACTTCACCGACGTCCGCGCAAAGCTGGACGAAGCGGAGATAAGCTACGATAGCGCCGACGTTACCATGCTGCCGCAGAACACGGTGGAGCTGGATCAATCATCCGCAAGACAGACCCTCAAGCTAATAGACGCCCTCGAAGAGAATGACGACGTGCAGGAGGTCTACTCCAACTTCGATATATCTGAAGAGGTTATGGCCGAGGTTGCAGGGTAG
- the pdxT gene encoding pyridoxal 5'-phosphate synthase glutaminase subunit PdxT, protein MTGERHKDGCRIGVVAVQGGVPEHLRILEELGAEAAEVRNVEDLEGLDGVIVPGGESTAIGRIMVESGLLDGIRSFFYKGGPVWGTCAGMVLAASATNGPRQPMLGLMNALVERNGFGRQVSSFERDLDVEGFEEPYTGVFIRAPYYEDVGPGVEVLSKIDDRVVAAKGENILVTAFHPELTDDTRFHEYFIQEVCGL, encoded by the coding sequence TTGACCGGAGAGCGGCACAAGGACGGGTGCAGGATCGGGGTCGTGGCCGTACAGGGTGGCGTCCCCGAGCATCTCCGCATCCTGGAGGAGCTGGGGGCGGAAGCGGCCGAGGTAAGGAACGTCGAGGACCTGGAGGGGCTCGACGGTGTGATCGTACCCGGCGGCGAGTCCACGGCCATCGGTCGCATAATGGTGGAATCGGGCCTGCTGGACGGTATCAGGAGCTTCTTCTACAAGGGAGGCCCGGTGTGGGGGACGTGCGCCGGGATGGTGCTCGCCGCCTCGGCCACGAACGGCCCCCGGCAGCCGATGCTCGGCCTGATGAATGCTCTGGTGGAGCGCAACGGCTTCGGGCGGCAGGTTAGCTCCTTCGAGCGTGATCTCGACGTGGAAGGCTTCGAGGAGCCCTACACCGGGGTGTTTATCCGGGCGCCGTACTACGAGGACGTGGGGCCCGGCGTGGAGGTGCTGAGCAAGATAGACGACCGGGTCGTCGCCGCGAAGGGCGAGAATATCCTGGTCACGGCGTTCCACCCGGAGCTCACCGACGACACGCGGTTTCACGAGTATTTCATACAGGAGGTTTGCGGACTATGA
- the pdxS gene encoding pyridoxal 5'-phosphate synthase lyase subunit PdxS: MADNGAGSGAQTTATTNTGTFRVKSGMAHMLKGGVIMDVVDAEQARVAEDSGAVAVMALERVPSDIRSQGGVARMSDPEMIQGIQEAVSIPVMAKARIGHFVEAQVLQALEVDYIDESEVLTPADEANHVAKEEFGVPFVCGATNLGEALRRIGEGAAMIRSKGEAGTGNVVEAVRHMRAINGGIRRLQGLAPEELMAEAKSLGAPYEQVRWVAENGKLPVVLFTAGGIATPADAALMMQLGADGVFVGSGIFKSDDPMKRANAIVRATTNYQDAKVVGEVSRGLGEAMVGRGMESLQDGEKMAARGW; this comes from the coding sequence ATGGCAGACAACGGCGCGGGATCAGGCGCACAGACAACGGCGACCACGAACACGGGCACCTTCAGGGTAAAGAGCGGCATGGCCCACATGCTAAAAGGCGGCGTCATCATGGACGTCGTCGACGCGGAGCAGGCCCGGGTAGCCGAAGATTCCGGCGCCGTGGCGGTCATGGCCCTCGAAAGGGTCCCCTCAGACATCCGCTCCCAGGGCGGGGTCGCGAGGATGAGCGACCCCGAAATGATACAGGGCATCCAAGAGGCAGTCTCTATACCCGTAATGGCCAAGGCCCGCATAGGACACTTCGTAGAGGCCCAGGTCCTACAGGCCCTGGAGGTTGACTACATAGACGAGTCAGAGGTCCTTACCCCCGCAGACGAGGCAAACCACGTAGCCAAGGAAGAGTTCGGGGTGCCCTTCGTGTGCGGAGCGACGAACCTGGGTGAAGCCCTGAGGCGCATAGGCGAGGGTGCGGCCATGATCCGGTCCAAGGGAGAGGCCGGCACCGGAAACGTCGTAGAAGCCGTAAGGCACATGAGGGCGATAAACGGCGGTATCCGCCGCCTGCAGGGCCTCGCCCCCGAAGAGCTAATGGCAGAGGCAAAGAGCCTCGGCGCCCCATACGAGCAGGTGAGGTGGGTGGCCGAGAACGGGAAGCTTCCGGTGGTGCTCTTTACCGCAGGAGGTATAGCAACTCCGGCCGACGCGGCCTTGATGATGCAGCTAGGGGCGGATGGAGTGTTCGTGGGCAGCGGCATCTTCAAGAGCGACGACCCAATGAAGCGGGCGAACGCCATAGTGAGGGCGACGACGAACTACCAGGACGCCAAGGTAGTGGGAGAGGTAAGCCGGGGGCTCGGAGAGGCGATGGTAGGCCGGGGGATGGAGAGCCTACAAGACGGCGAGAAGATGGCCGCTCGCGGCTGGTAG
- a CDS encoding ArsA family ATPase encodes MRTTLYTGKGGVGKTSVAAATALKASRAGKKVLVMSTDPAHSLSDAFDTEIGAEPKEMAGGLWAQEIDHTSMIEEHWAEIQEYMTRLFEWQSAEDLAAEELAMLPGMDELFGLLMVRRHHNEGLYDALIVDAAPTGETLKLLSLPDQMGWYVEKIFPVQRKAANLVRPFARRAKSLPPLPEDSFFGAAQRFYEAVMGVEDILTDRENASVRLVANAEKMVVAEARRAYTYLNLYDYGVDAVVVNRLLPESVTDPYFAAWRESQERHLRTIEESFSPTPILTARLFGREMYGLEALSELAEDVFEEHEPLDVLFRGSSHDILKAEDGGYEVAFNLPLADRGDMDLSKKGNELYIRVGGYKRNVLLPDSMTRLSATGASFEGDTLKVRLDDA; translated from the coding sequence TTGAGAACCACACTGTATACGGGGAAGGGCGGGGTCGGTAAGACGAGTGTCGCTGCCGCCACCGCGCTAAAGGCTTCTCGTGCTGGCAAGAAGGTGCTCGTGATGAGTACCGACCCGGCGCATTCCCTGTCCGACGCCTTCGACACGGAGATAGGTGCTGAGCCGAAAGAGATGGCGGGCGGGCTCTGGGCCCAGGAGATAGATCATACGAGCATGATCGAGGAGCACTGGGCCGAGATCCAGGAGTACATGACCCGGCTCTTCGAGTGGCAGAGCGCCGAGGATCTGGCCGCCGAGGAGCTTGCGATGCTCCCGGGCATGGACGAGCTCTTCGGTCTCCTCATGGTGCGCCGCCACCACAACGAGGGTCTGTACGACGCGCTCATAGTGGATGCCGCCCCCACCGGCGAGACCCTGAAGCTGCTCTCCCTGCCGGACCAGATGGGCTGGTACGTGGAGAAGATCTTCCCCGTTCAGCGTAAGGCCGCGAACCTGGTGCGTCCCTTTGCCCGTAGGGCGAAGAGCTTGCCGCCGTTGCCGGAAGACAGCTTCTTCGGGGCGGCGCAGCGGTTCTACGAGGCGGTCATGGGCGTAGAGGACATCCTCACGGACCGGGAGAACGCCTCGGTGCGGCTGGTCGCGAACGCCGAGAAGATGGTGGTGGCCGAGGCACGCCGCGCCTACACCTACCTGAACCTCTACGATTACGGGGTAGACGCGGTCGTCGTCAACCGGCTGCTGCCCGAGAGCGTCACGGATCCGTACTTCGCGGCCTGGCGCGAGTCCCAGGAGCGACACCTGCGAACCATAGAGGAGTCTTTCTCTCCGACCCCGATACTCACCGCCCGCCTCTTCGGAAGAGAGATGTACGGCCTCGAGGCGCTCTCGGAGCTCGCGGAGGACGTGTTCGAGGAGCACGAGCCGCTCGACGTGCTATTTCGCGGATCCTCGCACGATATCCTGAAGGCCGAGGATGGAGGCTACGAGGTGGCGTTCAATCTGCCGCTGGCGGACAGGGGAGACATGGACCTCTCGAAGAAGGGGAACGAGCTGTACATTCGGGTCGGAGGCTACAAGCGGAACGTGCTATTGCCGGACTCCATGACCCGGCTCTCGGCGACCGGCGCCAGCTTCGAGGGTGATACGCTAAAGGTGAGGCTCGATGATGCCTGA
- a CDS encoding TraR/DksA family transcriptional regulator, producing the protein MAHSGLDDGFIQAQRTALEQTREELTRLRDGLTEDDQDRGEDQAYETSDRGDLGREIHTRQLDESVGDQIESRLENVERALEKIEEGSYGICDDTGEEIPKGRLEVMPEATTTVEAQQRRDERRSPGAGGAGGGNL; encoded by the coding sequence ATGGCACACAGCGGGTTGGATGATGGTTTTATACAGGCGCAGCGCACGGCTCTGGAGCAGACCAGGGAGGAGCTTACGCGTTTAAGAGATGGGCTTACCGAGGATGATCAGGACCGCGGTGAGGATCAGGCGTACGAGACCTCTGATCGGGGGGATCTCGGGCGTGAGATTCACACCCGCCAGCTCGACGAGAGCGTGGGAGACCAGATAGAGAGCCGCCTGGAGAACGTTGAGCGCGCGCTGGAGAAGATCGAGGAAGGCTCTTATGGTATCTGCGACGATACCGGAGAAGAGATTCCCAAGGGCCGTCTGGAAGTCATGCCAGAGGCGACCACCACTGTGGAGGCGCAGCAGCGCCGGGACGAGCGCCGCAGCCCCGGCGCCGGAGGGGCGGGCGGCGGAAACCTCTGA
- the tyrS gene encoding tyrosine--tRNA ligase: MDTPTTAGEPDAILKNAVDVVPREELQERLHGGPLRIKLGVDPTAPDIHLGHAVALKKLRQFQDLGHTVVLIIGDYTALVGDPSGRSKTRPVLAENEIESNTRTYLEQAFVILDRGKTEIRHNSEWLAPLSMADIIEITRATTVARILERDDFHKRYSANEPISLTELLYPLMQGYDSVVVEPDVELGGTDQLYNLLVGRQLMEFYGKKPQCVLTMPLLVGTDGSQKMSKSLGNYIGVTEKPEDVFGKAMTVPDAAMPAYYRLLLDREPPEGEPLQQKRELSRSLVRTLHGEEAVAGAESAFDAVSRRETPEDLPEIQIPGDPDGGVWVVDLITAAGFAGTNGEARRLIRGGAVRLGGEQIQDEKLSLPYGEIDGMVLQVGKRRYTRLVG, translated from the coding sequence ATGGATACACCGACTACCGCCGGCGAGCCTGATGCGATTCTGAAAAACGCCGTGGACGTGGTCCCGCGCGAGGAGTTGCAAGAGAGGCTGCACGGCGGTCCGCTGCGCATAAAGCTCGGCGTGGACCCTACTGCCCCCGACATTCACCTCGGACACGCCGTGGCGCTGAAGAAGCTGCGCCAGTTCCAGGATCTCGGTCACACCGTGGTGCTCATAATCGGGGACTACACCGCCCTAGTCGGCGACCCCTCGGGACGCTCGAAGACCCGCCCCGTGCTCGCCGAAAACGAGATAGAGTCCAACACCCGCACCTATCTGGAGCAGGCGTTCGTGATCCTGGACCGGGGGAAGACCGAGATCCGGCACAACTCCGAGTGGCTTGCCCCGCTCTCCATGGCCGACATCATCGAGATCACCCGCGCAACCACCGTGGCCCGCATACTGGAGCGCGACGACTTCCACAAACGCTACTCCGCGAACGAGCCCATAAGCCTCACCGAGCTTCTCTACCCCCTGATGCAGGGCTACGACTCGGTGGTCGTCGAGCCGGACGTGGAGCTCGGCGGCACCGACCAGCTCTATAACCTGCTCGTGGGCCGCCAGCTCATGGAGTTCTACGGTAAGAAGCCGCAGTGCGTCCTTACCATGCCCCTGCTCGTCGGCACGGACGGCTCACAGAAAATGAGCAAGTCCCTCGGCAACTACATAGGCGTCACCGAAAAGCCCGAGGACGTGTTCGGCAAGGCCATGACCGTCCCCGACGCCGCAATGCCCGCCTACTACAGGCTCTTGCTCGACCGTGAGCCGCCCGAGGGAGAGCCCCTGCAGCAGAAGCGGGAGCTCTCCCGCTCCCTCGTGCGGACCCTGCACGGAGAGGAGGCCGTCGCCGGTGCCGAGAGCGCCTTCGACGCCGTCTCCCGCCGCGAGACCCCGGAGGATCTCCCAGAGATACAGATTCCAGGGGATCCCGACGGCGGGGTCTGGGTGGTAGATCTCATAACCGCCGCCGGGTTCGCCGGCACCAACGGCGAGGCGAGACGCCTGATCCGGGGCGGAGCCGTGCGCCTCGGGGGCGAGCAGATACAGGACGAGAAGCTGTCCCTGCCTTACGGGGAGATAGACGGGATGGTCCTACAGGTTGGTAAGCGCCGCTACACCAGGCTCGTCGGATAG
- a CDS encoding DNA-3-methyladenine glycosylase: MSGPEAQNQSQPLGRDFYDRDSREVAVDLLGCVLVSESAEGLTSGVVVETEAYRPDDPACHAYENRGTMRNRTIFSPPGFAYVYLSYGVHRLLNVVCEPEGVGSAILIRALRPVEGLDLMQSRRGKSDLCTGPGKLTRALGVDLDLDGHDTERSPLYILRGAPPEAAILATTRIGITRGADLPWRYILEGEPNVSVKPAPEAEPLTRGAGRLF, from the coding sequence GTGAGCGGACCGGAGGCTCAGAACCAATCACAGCCCCTCGGAAGAGATTTCTACGATCGGGACTCCCGGGAAGTGGCGGTGGATCTTCTCGGCTGCGTGCTCGTATCCGAAAGCGCGGAGGGTTTAACCTCCGGCGTAGTCGTCGAGACTGAAGCATATCGTCCAGACGATCCAGCCTGTCACGCCTACGAGAACCGGGGCACGATGCGCAACCGCACCATCTTCAGCCCGCCCGGATTCGCCTACGTCTACCTCTCGTACGGCGTACACCGGCTACTCAACGTCGTCTGCGAGCCGGAAGGAGTCGGGAGCGCCATCCTGATAAGGGCGCTGCGTCCGGTCGAGGGGTTGGATCTCATGCAGAGCCGACGCGGCAAGAGCGACCTCTGTACCGGACCCGGGAAACTGACCCGGGCGCTCGGCGTCGACCTGGACCTCGACGGACACGACACCGAGCGCAGCCCGCTATACATACTGCGAGGCGCCCCGCCGGAAGCGGCGATTCTGGCGACGACCAGGATCGGGATCACTCGCGGCGCCGACCTCCCGTGGCGCTACATTCTGGAAGGAGAGCCAAACGTCTCCGTAAAGCCGGCCCCGGAGGCCGAGCCTCTGACACGCGGCGCGGGTAGGCTGTTCTAG
- a CDS encoding GNAT family N-acetyltransferase yields MRLGRKARKLTGERVELRRHRRENYSFYREWYGDGEVWRLTSWMAAPMEPAGVDRLFDEREMSMSDDSFAIHRIGERTPLGVISLMNISESNGSADLSVIIGPEEARSQGYGPEAIGLLLDYGFERLGLGRVGLSVFEFNEAAISAYERLGFRKEGRLRQAVERNGVLYDALLMSLLRSEWNGRNGTG; encoded by the coding sequence GTGCGGCTCGGGAGAAAAGCCAGGAAACTCACCGGAGAGCGCGTCGAGCTCCGGCGTCACCGGCGGGAGAACTACTCTTTCTACCGGGAGTGGTACGGCGACGGTGAAGTGTGGCGTCTGACGAGCTGGATGGCGGCCCCCATGGAGCCCGCCGGGGTGGATCGGCTCTTCGACGAGCGGGAGATGTCGATGTCAGACGACTCGTTCGCCATACACCGGATCGGGGAGCGCACCCCGCTCGGAGTCATAAGCCTGATGAACATCAGCGAGTCCAACGGCTCCGCGGACCTCTCCGTGATAATTGGCCCCGAGGAGGCTCGCAGCCAGGGTTACGGACCGGAAGCTATCGGCCTGCTGCTCGACTACGGCTTCGAGAGGCTCGGCCTCGGGCGTGTGGGGCTCTCGGTCTTCGAGTTCAACGAGGCGGCTATCTCGGCCTACGAGCGGCTGGGCTTCCGCAAGGAGGGCCGGCTGCGGCAGGCGGTGGAGCGTAACGGGGTACTCTACGACGCGCTGCTAATGAGCCTGCTGAGATCCGAGTGGAACGGCCGAAACGGTACGGGCTAG
- the pheT gene encoding phenylalanine--tRNA ligase subunit beta, translated as MRVPLGWLRDYIDFDLSTDELVRLLSLHSQEVDGVERFGVESGEVVVGEVVEFGPHPDADKLNVAKVDLGGSEVQIVAGAPNPYPGARIPVVLPGSILAGGQKLKKAKLRGLESYGMMMSERELGVSGDHEGILLLDDSYEVGRPVEDYFPVGETVLEIDVMPNRPDLWGVIGVARELAAILGTDFRIPETRFETGGSPTEDYTLRVEDPELCPRYDLRRVSGMPAGERSPLGMRRRLHAAGMRPVNRVVDATNYTMLETGQPIHAFDAAKVRDGIVVRRARSGERMTMLDGHTRELDEEMLVIADEERGLVVAGVMGAEDAEVDDSTTDVLVEVATFVGRNILETSQRLGLRTDASGRYERGLDPEAVSYARDRVTALLADAGGVVAADVLSHYPEKPEPARVRLRPERAGLLLGTEIGEEEAADKLRLLGCGVNGEDGALSVEVPTFRRDLTREADLIEEVGRLVGLDRVPEELPATATPGGLTPDQEKLRVLRRVLADLGLAEAITYPFGPDRWHESLGVDPAKTVRIANPLSEEAANLRGLLLPGLLDAAARNRAHGSRGGAMFEVGRGFEPDPAPDREAAIRFRMTGEGGPEEPGSRRLMGVLESHRVCGVMFGAITPGSWNEPARNAGFFEAKGVVERILPGASFAPQDRPRPFLHPGRAAAIGTPDGQEAGWIGELHPDTARSFGLQGMAVAAFELEVEHCEPDPVSGFEAFANVPAVGMDLALVVDESVRVGEMLGAVRSDGGPLLEEARLFDVYAGGQVPEGHKSVALGLTFRGGETLTDAWVKEELDRIARMLGERFGARVREG; from the coding sequence TTGCGAGTTCCTCTGGGCTGGCTCCGCGATTACATAGACTTCGACTTGAGTACCGATGAGCTGGTGCGCCTGCTCTCGCTGCACAGCCAGGAGGTGGACGGCGTCGAGCGGTTCGGCGTCGAGAGTGGTGAGGTCGTCGTCGGCGAGGTCGTGGAGTTCGGACCTCACCCAGATGCGGACAAGCTGAACGTCGCGAAGGTGGACCTCGGCGGCAGCGAGGTCCAGATCGTGGCCGGAGCGCCGAACCCGTACCCGGGAGCGCGCATCCCCGTTGTCCTTCCCGGAAGCATCCTCGCCGGTGGCCAGAAGCTAAAGAAGGCGAAGCTCCGGGGCCTCGAGTCATACGGCATGATGATGAGCGAGCGCGAGCTCGGCGTCTCGGGCGACCACGAGGGCATCCTGCTGCTGGACGACTCGTACGAGGTGGGACGCCCCGTGGAGGACTACTTCCCGGTCGGGGAGACGGTGCTCGAGATAGACGTGATGCCCAACCGCCCGGACCTGTGGGGCGTGATCGGGGTCGCCCGCGAGCTTGCCGCCATCCTCGGGACGGACTTCCGCATCCCCGAAACCCGCTTCGAGACCGGCGGCTCGCCGACGGAGGATTACACGCTACGGGTGGAGGACCCGGAGCTCTGCCCCCGCTACGACCTGCGCCGCGTCTCCGGGATGCCCGCGGGGGAACGGTCGCCGCTCGGGATGCGCCGCCGCCTGCACGCCGCCGGGATGCGGCCGGTGAACCGCGTTGTGGATGCCACCAACTACACGATGCTGGAGACGGGACAGCCGATACACGCCTTCGACGCCGCGAAGGTGCGGGACGGCATCGTCGTCCGCCGGGCGCGCTCCGGCGAGAGGATGACCATGCTCGACGGCCACACCCGGGAGCTGGACGAGGAGATGCTCGTCATTGCCGACGAGGAGCGCGGGCTGGTGGTGGCGGGCGTGATGGGCGCCGAGGACGCCGAGGTGGACGACTCGACCACCGACGTGCTGGTGGAGGTCGCCACCTTCGTCGGGCGTAATATTTTGGAGACCTCCCAGCGCCTCGGCCTGCGCACGGACGCCTCCGGACGCTACGAGCGCGGTCTGGATCCGGAGGCGGTGAGCTACGCCCGCGACCGCGTGACGGCCCTGCTCGCCGATGCGGGGGGCGTAGTAGCAGCGGACGTTCTGAGCCACTATCCAGAGAAGCCCGAGCCCGCGCGCGTCAGGCTGCGCCCCGAGCGGGCCGGCCTGCTGCTCGGCACGGAGATCGGAGAGGAAGAGGCAGCCGATAAGCTCCGGCTCCTCGGCTGCGGCGTAAACGGGGAGGACGGTGCGCTCTCCGTAGAGGTGCCGACATTCCGCCGGGACCTCACGCGCGAGGCGGATCTCATCGAGGAGGTAGGCCGGCTCGTGGGCCTCGACCGCGTGCCCGAGGAGCTACCGGCGACCGCCACGCCCGGCGGGCTCACGCCGGATCAGGAGAAGCTGCGCGTCCTGCGGCGGGTGCTCGCGGACCTCGGGCTCGCGGAGGCGATCACCTACCCGTTCGGCCCCGACCGCTGGCACGAGAGCCTCGGAGTGGACCCCGCGAAGACCGTGCGTATAGCAAACCCCCTGAGCGAGGAGGCGGCCAACCTGCGCGGTCTACTGCTCCCGGGCCTGCTGGACGCCGCCGCCCGCAACCGGGCCCACGGCTCGCGCGGGGGCGCGATGTTCGAGGTCGGTCGCGGCTTCGAGCCCGACCCCGCGCCCGACAGAGAGGCGGCGATACGTTTCAGGATGACCGGCGAGGGCGGGCCAGAAGAGCCCGGCTCCCGGCGGCTAATGGGCGTCCTGGAATCTCACCGGGTCTGCGGTGTCATGTTCGGCGCGATAACCCCCGGCTCTTGGAACGAGCCCGCCCGTAACGCGGGCTTCTTCGAGGCAAAGGGCGTGGTCGAGCGGATTCTGCCCGGAGCCTCCTTCGCGCCGCAGGACCGGCCTAGACCCTTCCTGCACCCCGGCCGGGCCGCCGCAATCGGCACGCCGGATGGTCAGGAGGCCGGCTGGATCGGAGAGCTACACCCCGATACGGCCCGGAGCTTTGGTCTGCAGGGCATGGCCGTGGCCGCCTTCGAGCTCGAGGTGGAGCACTGCGAGCCGGATCCCGTGAGCGGCTTCGAGGCCTTCGCGAACGTGCCGGCGGTCGGGATGGATCTCGCGCTGGTGGTGGACGAGTCCGTGAGGGTGGGCGAGATGCTCGGGGCCGTGCGCTCGGACGGAGGACCGCTGCTCGAAGAGGCGCGTCTGTTCGACGTGTACGCCGGAGGCCAGGTGCCGGAGGGCCACAAGAGCGTCGCCCTAGGACTCACCTTCCGGGGCGGGGAGACACTCACCGACGCCTGGGTCAAGGAAGAGCTCGACCGCATCGCCCGGATGCTCGGGGAGAGGTTCGGGGCCCGCGTCCGGGAGGGCTAG
- the pheS gene encoding phenylalanine--tRNA ligase subunit alpha has translation MASEGRIEEIKRAALGEISAATTTDELEAVRVRYLGRSAELTEIKKSIGSLPAEERKVVGKGVNVASGEIERDLQSRREELAAAEQEARLRAEAVDVTLPGVTRERGSLHPSLRVVDDIVDFFVGLGYGVAEGPEVETDYYNFTALNIPPGHPARGMQDTFFLDEGLVLRTHTSPGQIRTMLTREPPVYVVVPGKVYRRDSDPTHTPMFHQIEGLAVDRGLTLAHLKGTLAAMARHVFGEEVGIRLRPSYFQFTEPSVELDVSCFACDGRGDPDCRVCKGAGWLEMLGAGMVDPAVLSEVGYDPEEFTGFAFGMGPDRMAMTRYGISDLRLFFEGDLRFLEQF, from the coding sequence ATGGCTTCCGAGGGGCGAATCGAGGAGATAAAAAGGGCGGCGCTGGGGGAGATCTCGGCCGCCACCACCACCGACGAGCTGGAGGCCGTGCGCGTCCGGTACCTGGGCCGCTCCGCCGAGCTTACCGAGATCAAGAAGAGCATAGGATCGCTGCCCGCCGAGGAGCGCAAGGTTGTCGGCAAGGGCGTCAACGTCGCCTCCGGCGAGATCGAGCGTGACCTGCAGTCCCGCCGCGAGGAGCTCGCCGCCGCCGAGCAGGAGGCCCGGCTGAGGGCGGAGGCCGTGGACGTCACGCTGCCGGGCGTCACCCGTGAGCGGGGTAGTCTGCACCCTTCCCTGCGCGTCGTGGACGACATAGTGGACTTCTTCGTCGGGCTCGGTTACGGCGTCGCGGAAGGGCCTGAGGTCGAGACCGACTACTACAACTTCACCGCGCTAAATATCCCGCCCGGCCATCCGGCGCGCGGCATGCAGGACACGTTCTTTTTGGACGAGGGGCTAGTACTCAGGACCCACACCTCGCCGGGGCAGATCCGCACGATGCTCACCCGGGAGCCGCCGGTGTACGTCGTCGTGCCCGGCAAGGTGTACCGCCGCGACTCCGACCCGACCCACACCCCGATGTTTCACCAGATCGAGGGCCTGGCCGTGGACCGCGGCCTCACGCTCGCCCACCTCAAGGGCACGCTCGCGGCGATGGCCCGCCACGTCTTCGGCGAGGAGGTCGGCATCCGCCTCAGGCCGAGCTACTTCCAGTTCACCGAGCCGTCCGTAGAGCTGGACGTGAGCTGCTTCGCCTGCGACGGGCGCGGCGATCCCGATTGCCGGGTGTGCAAGGGCGCGGGCTGGCTGGAGATGCTCGGCGCTGGGATGGTTGACCCCGCGGTGCTCTCGGAGGTCGGCTATGACCCCGAGGAGTTCACCGGCTTCGCCTTCGGCATGGGGCCGGACAGGATGGCGATGACCCGCTACGGCATCTCCGACCTGCGGCTCTTCTTTGAGGGCGATCTGCGTTTCCTCGAGCAGTTTTAG
- a CDS encoding TrmH family RNA methyltransferase, whose translation MSAKRAAKLRQKKHRESERLFLAEGRSLFEESPVPAYSTFTGQDDVKRISSLETPTGPVGVFAFLDVSAEELLQGRERLVLLHGVQDPGNVGTVIRSAHAFGAGVALSKGCADLYNPKTVRATMGSIFHTPVAREVDGARFVGLAGELGFCAAAAVPGGGESPRTAIQGKTLVVVGSEGSGLPEEVEAACDRRVSLPAQAPSLNAAVAASILLYEAYAVC comes from the coding sequence ATGTCCGCCAAGCGCGCCGCCAAGCTCAGGCAAAAGAAGCACCGCGAGTCCGAACGCCTGTTCCTGGCTGAGGGCCGTAGCCTCTTCGAGGAGTCTCCGGTACCGGCGTACTCCACGTTTACCGGGCAGGATGACGTAAAGCGGATCTCGTCCCTGGAGACCCCGACCGGCCCGGTCGGGGTCTTCGCTTTTCTGGACGTCTCCGCGGAGGAGCTGCTGCAAGGCCGGGAGCGGCTTGTGCTGCTACACGGCGTACAGGATCCGGGCAACGTGGGGACCGTGATCCGGAGCGCCCACGCCTTCGGCGCCGGGGTCGCGCTATCAAAGGGCTGCGCCGATCTCTATAATCCCAAGACCGTCCGCGCCACCATGGGATCCATCTTCCACACGCCGGTCGCCCGGGAGGTGGACGGCGCCCGGTTCGTGGGGCTGGCCGGTGAGCTTGGCTTCTGTGCGGCGGCCGCCGTGCCGGGAGGTGGCGAGTCCCCTCGGACCGCGATCCAGGGCAAGACGCTCGTGGTCGTCGGTTCGGAGGGGAGCGGGCTGCCGGAAGAGGTGGAGGCCGCCTGCGATAGGCGGGTTAGCCTGCCGGCTCAGGCGCCCTCGCTGAACGCGGCGGTCGCGGCCTCTATTCTGCTCTACGAGGCGTATGCCGTGTGCTAA